DNA sequence from the Trueperaceae bacterium genome:
TACCGTTCCGCCTTCATCGCCGGTTCCATCATCTACCTGCTCACCCTCATCGTCGGAGCTACCTGGTTGCCGCGCACTCGAGAGCGAAGACGGGAAGCCGAGGCGGTGTCGAGCGCCACCCGCGAGCGGGCTCATTGACACCGGCGGGCAACAGCGGTAGCTTGGCTCCGTCACCAGGGGTGCTCCGGCGGTTCGCGTGCGGAGCTGAGATCAGACCCTAGTACCTGATCCCGTTAGTACGGGCGTAGGAAGCGTGATGTCTCGAAATCCCAGAGTATGCGCTTCGCTGACCCGTCGTCGGGACGAACATGCCCGGTGACGGAAAGGTCCGAGAGATGAGATCGACAGCTTTGGTTCTCGCGGCCCTGCTAACGCTGGCGCCCGCGTTCGCCCAACCGCTCAGAGTCCTCACCCACGAATCGTTCGACCTGCCAGCAGGACTGTTGGAGGAGTTCACCGAACGGACCGGCATCGAAGTGGAGTTCCTTCCAGCCGGCGATGCGGGCGAGGTGGTGAACAGGTCAATCCTCACCCGCGCCAGGCCGATCGCCGACGTACTCTTCGGGGTCGACAACAGCCTCCTCGCCCGAGCCCTCGAGGCCGACTTGTTCGAACCTTACCGGAGCCCGCTGCTAGATGCGGTCCCCGAGGCGTTCGTGTTCGATGCCGAGCACCGGGTTACGCCGGTGGACGTCGGCTTCGTGAACTTCAACATCGATCTGGAATGGTTCGAGCGCGAGGGGCTCGCACCGCCGGACGACCTCGACGATCTCCTCGAACCCGAGTACCGCGGGCTCACCGCGGTCATGGACCCTGCCACCTCCTCCCCGGGCCTCGCGTTCATGCTCACTACCATCGAAAGGTACGGCGAGAGCGGCTGGCTGGAGTTCTGGGCGGCACTGCGCGATAACGATGTGCTGGTGACGAGTGGCTGGTCGGATGCCTACTACACCGCCTTCAGCCGCTACGGCGGCGACCGGCCGGTCGTCCTCTCCTACGCCAGTAGCCCGGCGGCCGAGGTGATGTTCGCAGAGGAGCCGCTGGAGGAGGCGCCCACTGCCAATCTCTTCTGTCGGGAGTGCGTGTACCGGCAGGTGGAAGCAGCCGGCATCCTCAGCGGCACGGATCAGCGCGAGGAGGCGGAGCAGTTCATCGACTTCCTGTTGAGCAGAGAAGTGCAGGAGGCGATACCGGGGGTGATGTTCGTCTATCCCGTTCGTAGCGACGTGCCGCTCCCCGAGGAGTTCGAGCGTTTCGCCCCGGTACCCGGCGATGAGCAGATCGCCGAGCTTTCGCCTCAGCGGATAGCCGAGGGGCTCGAGCAGTGGTTGGGGCAGTGGACCCGGGTCGTTTCCCAGGGCCTCGAGCCCGAGCAGGCGCGCCGGTAGCCTGAGGGGTGTGGCAGGTAGCCTGAGGGGTCGGGAAGACGCTGAGGCGTAGGAAGACGTCGGCACCGACGCGGACGTCGACGCACAGGTACGCTTGGGCGGCCCAGGTGCGGCAGGTTGCGAATGTTGCGGGAAGTGAAAACGGTCCACGGGGTGCCGTGGACCGTCTACGGTCTATCGCGGTGGGAGGAGTTTCAGACGTTGAAGCGGTCGCCCTGACCGCGTTCCGACCAGCGCCTGAGGGTGGCGCACTCGCGCTTGATGGAGCGGTTCTTCGCCCGTCCATCGTTGCCGAACAATCTTTCCTTGATTCGCCTGAGAATGCTCATCATCATCATGGCTCCCCTGCCAAGGCACTGTTATACACCAATGAGAGCGGGCACATGTAATTCCAGCGTCAGGAGCGGCGGAACACTGTGCCGCCCGTCACACTGCCGTCTGTGACAGCGTTTCCCCCACCTCCCTGCTCTCATCTGAACGATGCAGCAGGCTCAGGAACAGGGCCGAGCCGGCAAGCAGATCCGCGAGGGCGCCCTGTTCGACTAGCCGGCCCCCGTCCATCAGGAGGATCCGATCCGCCCGTGCCAAGGCGGCCGGCCGGTGCGAAACCACCAGGCAGGTCACCTCGCCGCGTTGGCCCAGGCGTTCCCAGAGGAGCGCTTCGGTTTGCACGTCCAGGGCGCTCGAGAGGTCGTCGAAGACGAGCAGGTCGGCATCCCGGAGGAACATGCGGGCGGCGGCGCTGCGCTGGACCTGACCGCCCGACAGCTTCACACCACGGCTGCCGACAGGGGTGTCGAGCCCACGCTCGAGCCTGGCGACGTCCTCACGCAGAACCGCCAGGTTCAGCGCCTCCTCTACGGCAAGCGGATCGCTCGTAGAGCCGAGGAGCAGGTTCTCGCGCAGCGAGTCGCTGAAGAGCCGGGGAACCTGAGGCGTGTAGGCGCTCCGTGGCGGTACGAAGAAGGTGGCCGGATCTTCGACCTTCACACCGTTCCAACTCACGGTCCCGGACGTCGCAGGCAACAGCCCCAGCAGGGCCCGGATGAGCGTCGACTTGCCCGAACCCACCGGACCCGTCACGACCGTGAAAGCTCCGCGCTCGAGCTCGAACGACACCTCGTCGATCCCGAGGGCTCCGTCGGGATGCCGGTAGGAGAGGCGGTCCACGGTCAGTTTCCGTAGTGGGAGCGGCTCCGGGCGAACATCGACGTAGGCCGGCAACGGACCGCTGAGGTGGAGGTCCAGGTCGGCCACGGCCACCGAGCTTTCTGCGTCCTGCATCAACCGCTCCAGACGTTCGAACGCGATCCCGGTTCGCTTGTGCTGCACCAGCATCGCGCCGATGAACGACATCACCCCGGTCAGGCGGGGCAGGTAGGCGACGAAGAGCGCGAAGTCCCCCACGCTGAAGCTGCCCTCCTTCAGAGCCCCAGCGGCCAGCAACAGGATGATGCCGGTGGCGATGTTCACCATGTTGTCGGTCACCGAGCGGAAGATCTCGGTGATCAAGGTGTCTTCGAGGGCGGCCTTGCGGCGACGGCTGTTCAGCGCGTCGAAGTGCGCCAGCGCCGAACCTTCGGCGCCGGCGACCTTGAGCGCCTGGACTCCACCCGTCATCTCGCCGATGAAGTCGGTCACCCGGCCCGTACTCTCACGCATCGCCTTGCGGACACGGCGGATGCGCGGCCTCAGCAGCCCGGTCAGGAAGAAGGTGAGCAGCAGCGGCACGCACACGAGCGTGGTCATGAGCGGGTCGATGGCCATCATCACGACCAGGGCAAAGGCGGCGAAGGCAGCCAGACCCCAGAAGTCGACCCAGCTCTCGACATACTCGGCGATGTCGTTCACGTCATCCCGGAAGCGGCTGATCGCCTCGCCCGGAGAATCGGGCAGACGGCGCGAACCCGGAGCGTTCAGCAGGTGATCGAGCAGGTTGCGGCGCAGCAGCAGGGTCGTCTCGATCCAGTAGGTGCACCACGCGACTATCCCGCCGCCAAGCAACCCCAGCCGGGCGACATCTACGGCGAGGGCAAGGGCGAGGTAGCTCCAGGCACTCTGGCCGGCCGCTCCGGCGCCGGAAAGCGCGTCGAACAGCGCCTTGACGAATACCCCGTAGAGCACAGGAAGGACGTGGATCAGGGCCCAGAGCAGGCACGTTCCCACGAACAGGAGCCTCCGGTGGCGTACCAGCCGGATGGTCAGCTCGAGTGGCTTTGGCTGGCTCATCCGAGTCGCCCCCTCTCCACCGGCTGGGTCACGCTCGACAGACCGCCGCCGGGACCGCCCGCCACGGGAGTTCGGGTGGTACTCAGCATCCTTGCGTAGTGACCGTCGTTTCGTGCCGCCAGCTCCTCCCTGGGGCCGAACTCGAGCACTTTGCCTTCACCCAGCACGAGGATGTAATCGGCTCGTTCGACCGTCTCCAGGCGGTGGGCGATCAGGATGCCCGTCCGACCGCCCAGGAGCCGGTCCACCACCAGTTCGAGCTGCCGCTCAGTTGCCGGATCGAGGCGTGAGGAAGGCTCGTCGAGGACCACCAGACCCGGATCCTCGAGGAAGACGCGGGCGAAAGCCAGCAGTTGCGCCTCACCTGCCGAGAGGTTCGCACCGCCGGCGCTCAGCCGGGTGTCCAGCCCTTGCGGCAACGCGTCGTACCAACGTCCCAGGCCCAGTTCATGCAGCAACCGGACGAGCTCGGCATCGCCGTGTTCAGGGCGGAAGAAGGTGAGGTTGTCGCGCACGCTCGCCTGGAACAGTTGCACCTCCTGCGTCACCAGTCCCACCCGCGCCCGGAGCGAGTCCGTATCGGCTTCTGCAAGGTCGACGCCACCCAGTCGCACGGTTCCCGATGTCGATGCGTAGAGGCGGAACAGCAGCCGCGTCATGGTCGTCTTGCCGCTGCCGGTCCTGCCGAGCAGCCCCAACACCTTGCCGGCCGGCAGGTAGAAGGACACCTCGCTCAGGGTGACGGCCTCGGCATCGGCCTCGCCCGCGCCCCCGTAGCCGAAGGAGACGTCGTCGAACTCCACGCTCAGCGGGCCCGCCGGGAGCAGCCGGCCCTCCCGGGGCACGGGGGTCGGTCGGAGTTCGAGCAGGTCGCGCACCCGGCCGGTACTGGCAGCCGCCTTCTGCAACTCCTGCATCTGCTGGGTGATCTGATCGATAGGCGTCTGCAACATGAGCAGGTACTGGAAGATCATGTAACCGGTGCCCAGCGACACGCGACCGCTGGAGACGAGCAGTATCGCCGCTGCGAGCAGAACCGCGCTGGCGGCGACGAACAGGCCATAGGAGCTGAGCCAGACGACCGAACGCATGATCCAGGCCCTTCGCGTGCCCTGGTAGAAGTCGCGCATGATCGAGCCGAAGCGGTGGATGGAGTGGGACCCGGCTCCGTTGGCCCGCAGATCCTCGATGCCCCCGAGGCGCTCCTCGATGAAACCGAACAGTCTCGCGTTCACCTCTCGTTCGGCGATCGACGCGGGCACGCCTACTCTGCGGGTCCAGCTCAGCACGCCCAACTCGAGCAGGGTGAAAATCGTGAGGGCGAGACCCACCCACGGGTTCTCGACCCAGAGCAGGGCAAGGATGCCGACTAGCAGGAGCAGACCACCGAAAACACGCACCGAGAACTGGCTGAAGAAGTTCGAGAGAGCGGTGATGTCACCATCGATCCGTTCGATCATCTCCCCCGGTGTTCTCGAGGTGTGGAACGACATGTCGAGGCCGAGCACATGCCCGGCCAGCTCGCCGCGAAGCTGGTTGGTAGCCGTCCAGCCGACGTCTGCTGCGACGTACGTGGCTACGGCCGCGAGCAACTGGTGTCCCAGTGCGATAGCGAGGAAGAGCAGCGCCATCTGCTGCAGCCGCGCGGTAGCCACTCCCTCCATGGCGCCGTCGATGAACAGGCGCAGGATCTGGGGGATGGTGAGTTGCAGGGCGATCCCGGCGAGGAGCAGCGTCGCCATGAGGAGCGCCTTGCCGGCCTGGGGCCGCAGGTAGCGGGCGATGGTGGCGAGGGTGCCCGGCGGCTCGTGACTTTCGGCTTCGATGTAGCGATTGGTGAGCGTCATCTTCTCCTGCCCGGTAACCGTGTCGTACTTCTACCGATCTGCTTCGATGCTCACCGGGTCCGTGGGGTCCACGAAAAGACCGTGAGCGCTTCGAGAGTCACCCACGGTCGTAAGGGCTAGCTGAACAGGGCTAGGCTACGGGCAGGCAGACTCCTCCCGATCAGGGGAATCGTCGAAGATGGTGAGTACTGCCATCCCTGCTCCGCTTCCGCAACGGTCGGACCGTCGCTACCGGCCATAACATTAGCCGCGGGCCGCACCGGTGTCAATAGCGCGATTTGGTTGCGCGGTTACACTCGGTGGCGATGCTCGACCGAAGACCGGCGCACTGGCTAGGGCTCTTCGCCACCCTCTTCCTGGTCCTCTTCTTCGGCTACCCGCTGGCGACGATCCTGTGGCGGAGTGCCGGGCAGGGGGCCCTCCTGGATATCGCCTCGAACCCCTACTACTGGGGGCGTTTCGGCTTCACCCTCGGCCAGGCACTCCTGTCGACCGCGCTCACCCTCCTGTTGGGTCTGCCGGCAGCACTCCTCTTCGGCCGCTACTCGTTCCGCGGCAAGAAGCTGCTGCGAAGCGCATTCACGGTCCCTTTCGTCATGCCGACGGTAGTCGCGGCGGTAGGCTTCCTGGCACTGGTGGGCCCGCGAGGGCTACTGGGCCTCGACTTGCGGGGAACGCTGGCCATCATCCTGCTGGCGCACGTCTTCTACAACTTCCCGGTAGTCGTGCGGATCGTCGGCACCTACCTGGAGGCGGCCGCGCCGCGGCTGCGTGAGGCAGCCTCGGTCCTCGGCGCGGGCGCTTGGCGCACGACCCTGAGGGTGGAGCTGCCCCTGGCGTTGCCGGCCCTCGCCGCCGCGGCGTCACTGGTCTTCATCTTCACCTTCACCTCGTTCGGAGTCATCCTGATCCTGGCACCGAACCTTCCGACGGTCGAGGTCGAGATCTATCGGCTGACCTCCCGGCTCCTGCGGCTCGACGCCGCCGCAGTCCTGGTGCTGGCCCAACTCCTGCTTGTGGCGCTGGTGAGCCGCTTCTACGTGCTCGTGCAGCGTCGCCTGGCCGTGCGCCTGTCGGGCTCGGGACGTCCCTTGCCCCGACCCGAGGGCCTCACCAGGCCGCTGCTGGCGCTACAGCTGCTGGTGTCTGCACTGCTGCTCCTCGCCCCCCTGCTCACGCTGGCGGCGCAGGCGGTCTGGCCACCCGGGCACGATCGACCCAGTCTGGCTGGGTTCCGGGCGTTGCTGGAGGCGCCTCTCACGGTTACCTTCACCGGGGCCGGCGAAGCCGTTGGCAACTCGCTGATGTTCGCTGTGGGCACCACGTTCCTCTCGCTCCTGGTCGGCTTCGCCTTCGCGTTCGCCGTGGTCAGGGGTGGCTGGCGCTGGCTCGACGAGGCCAGTCTGCTGCCGTTGGCGACCAGTGCCGTGAGCCTCGGCTTCGGCTTCCTCATCGCCTTCCCCCAGCTCGCCACGAGCGCCTGGGGGCTGCTTCTCGCCCACACGCTGGTCGCCTTCCCCTTCGTCGCCCGAGCACTTCTGCCGGCACTGCGCGCGCTTCCGGCGGCCTGGAGCGAGGCGGCCGCGACACTCGGCGCCGGCGCCTGGTCGAGGCTGAGGAAACTCGATCTGCCGCTCCTGAGGCCCGCCCTCTCTTCGGCAGCGGCCTTCGCCTTCGCCGTCTCCATGGGAGAGTTCGGGGCGACCCTGGTCATCACCCGCCCGGAGTTCGCCACCATCCCCGTAGCCATCTACGACCGGCTGGGCAGGCCCGGCGCCTCCAGTTATTCCGCCGCTCTTTCCCTCTCGTTGCTCCTCATGCTGGTCACGGCCGCATCCATGCTGATCCTCGACCGCTCCGGCCAGGGCGAGCTGTGAGCCTGCGGCTCAGTGAGCTCACCAAGAAGTTCGGTGATGTTATCGCCGTTGACGGGGTTTCACTGGAGTTGACCGAGGGCGAGAGGCTCGCTCTCCTCGGACCATCCGGTTGCGGCAAGAGCACGCTGCTGCGCCTGGTAGCGGGCCTCGAGAAGCCGGACTCCGGCAGCGTGAGCATGGGCGGGAGCGACGTGACCCGGTTACCTCCGCAACGGCGCGATACGGGGATGGTGTTCCAGGACTTCGCCCTCTTCCCCCACCTGGACGTTGCCGGGAACGTCGGCTTCGGTCTGGTCGAAGCAGGCTGGCCCCGTGACCGGGTGAACAGGAGGGTGGGGGAGCTCCTCGATCTGGTCAGCCTCCCCGGCCTGGGGGCCCGGAAGGTGTACGAGTTGTCCGGGGGCCAGCAGCAGCGGGTGGCGCTGGCCCGGGCGCTGGCCGGCGAACCGTCCCTCCTGCTGCTCGATGAACCGCTCTCGAACCTCGATCCCGACCTTCGCGGCGGCCTCCAGCGCGAGTTGCGGTCGCTGCTCGACGAGCTGGGAATCACGGCCGTCTACGTCACCCACGATCAGGAGGAGGCTTTCATGGTGGCGCCACGGGTTGCCGTGATGAGAGCGGGGCGGGTAGCGCAGCAGGCGCCTTCGGCGGAACTTCTGCGGAGTCCGAGGGACGTTTGGACGGCTCGCTTCCTGGGCTACCGGAACGTGTTCCTCGCGGGCGAGATGACCGAGGCGCCCCTACTGCTCCGTGACGATCTGGTGCGCCTGGTCCCGCTGGGCGAGGCCGACCTGAATGGGCAGGTGGAGGCGATCGAACGGGCAACACACCTTCTGAGAGTGGTGCTCTTCGTCCCCGCCTGGGGAGTGAGGGTGGAGTGGCAGGGTTTCGAGCGCGAGCTGCCGACCGGCATCGGGAGGGGAGACGAGGTGGGTCTCGAGGTGCCGGCCCAGGCGCTGGTTCCGTTGGAGTCAGGATGAGCAGGGCGAACGGCTCGGATCGTGAGCCGGCGTGTTGGCAGCCGGAGTGTGGGCAGCCAGAGTGTGGGCAGGCGGCTTGTCGGCAGCCGGCGAGTTGGCAGCCGGTGTATCGGCAGCCGGACCGGGGGCCCGTGTGAAGGCGGTAGTGCTGGCGGGCGGTGACGTCGTCGTGACGCCGTACCTGCTCGAACTGCTGGAGGGGAGTCGGCTCGTGATCGCGGCAGACTCAGGCCTCCGCCACGCCGAACCTCTCGGCCTCGCACCCGCCCTGGTGGTAGGAGACTTCGATTCGGTGACGAAGGAGGTGTTGGCCAGCTTTCCGGACCTGCCTCGCCACCAGCACCCTGTCGACAAGGACCGACTCGACCTTGAGCTGGCCATAGACATGGCGCTGGAACGCGGGGCAGAGGAGCTTCTGGTGCTGGGCGCCTTCGGCTCACGCTTCGACCAGTCCCTGGCGGCCCTGCTCATCTGCGCTCGCTTGTCACGAGCCGGAGTCCGCATCTCGCTGCACGATGGCGCGCGGGACGGGTACGTGGTACCAGGAGGCTCTGCCCTGTCGCTCGAGTTGCCTGACGCGACCGTGTTCAGCCTGCTGGCGCTGGAGGAGTCGCGGTGCAGCGTGGACGGCGCCGAGTACCGCCTCGATGATGTCCGCCTACCGTTCGGAGTGGGCCTCGGGGTGGCGAACAGGGCGCGAGGCGGTCCCCGGCTCGAGGTCAGGACCGGCCTGGTCGCCCTGCTGGTGGAACGCAGCCTCGAGTGATCGGAGCGCTGACCGACTTCGCTTCAGCCCCGGAGCCTTGGTTCCTCAGCTGACGGTCCCCTGCTCGATCGGCACGCCCACCATGTTCCCCCACTCGGTCCAGGAACCGTCGTAGTTACGGACGTTGGGGTAGCCGAGCAGGTACTTGAGGACGAACCATGAGTGGCTGCTCCGCTCGGCGATGCGGCAGTAGGTGACCACCTCCTTCTCGGCAGTGACCCCCTGTGGCGCATATAGCTTCTCCAGCTCCTCCTTGCTCCTGAAGGTACCGTCGGGGTTGGCGGCCTGCGACCAGGGTATGTTCTTCGCGCCCGGGATGTGTCCGCCTCTGAGCGCCCCCTCCTGGGGGTACTCGGGCATGGCGACCTTCTCGCCGCTGAACTCTGCGGGGCTGCGGACGTCGACGAGGGCGCCCTTCCCGTCACGTACCTGCAGCAGGTGTTGCAGCACGTCGGCGACGTAGGCGCGGATCGACTCGTCACGGTAGGGCACCGCGTACTTGCCGGGCGCGTGGTCCGGCGTCTCTGTCACCAGCTCGCGGCCTTCGTCGGCCCACTTCTGCCTCGCGCCGTTCATCAGCCTTACGTCCTCGTGCCCGTTGTACTTGAAGAACCAGAAGGCGTACGCCGCCCACCAGTTCGACTTGTCGCCGTACAGGACCACGGTCGTGTCGTTGCTGATCCCCTTATCCTCCATCAGCTTCGCGAACGCCTGCGCATCGATGAAGTCACGGATGTCACCACGCTGGAGTTCCGTGTGCCAGTTGAGGATCACCGCGCCAGGGATATGTCCCTGCTTGTAGAGGCTGATGTCCTCATCTACTTCTGCGATCCGGACGTTGGGATCGTGCAGGTGCTGCTCGACCCAGTCGGTGGACACGAGCACGTCTGGACGGGCATATTCCATGATCTCTCCTCTTCTTCGGCGCACCCGAGTACTGATGCGATAGCTGGGATGTTGACACAATTTGTCAACTATCTCAACAGAGTGCGAAACATGATGGTTCTTACCGGGTGCACTAACTCGACTCTGAAACCGTCACGACGTCACGAGAGTCGGCTAGGGGCTAGCCTCTCCTGCCTTGCCATACGAAGCGATAGTGCTGAACGCATAACCGGTCGCCGTCAGCGTACTTCTCCATCAGCGAGGCCAGCGCGGGCCGGTGTTCCGGCGCCAGATAGTCAGGGTGGCCGGGCATGCGCGACCAGAAAGCTGCGAAGTCGAAGGCCGAGTCGAAGACCTCCCTGGCCTCGAACTCATCGACTCGCGCTTCCAGGAGACCGCTCGATGCCAGTCGCTCTTCGACGACATCGCGTCTTTCGCTGTGAACACCGATCATCCAGCCGCCAGGCCGCAGTAGCTCGGGGTGCAGGAGGATGCTGGTAGGTCCGCGCCGAGAGTAGATGAGGTCGAAACTCTCGGCTCCGAACGGTAGATCACGGGTGTCGGCATGTTCGAACCGCACCTTGTTCGTACCGGAGCGGGCTGCGTTCTCATCGGCCGCCGCGATCATCTTCGCCGCGAAGTCGAAGCCGGTAACCCTGGCTGAATGTCGGGAGACCTCCAAGGTGAACTCGCCGCTACCGCAGCCTGCGTCGAGTACGTGCATATGTGGCTCGAGCCGGCTGTGGAGCAACTCGACGAACGCATCCTCTCCGGACCTGCCCTCGACGACCGACGACCAGGTCTGGGTGTACCCGCCGAAGCGCTCGGCGACGCGGTCGTACCATCCGACGTGGTCGAAGTCCCGACTCACGTTCAGCAGTCCTCGGCCTTCGTTGCGTGCTCCAGGGAGAGGCTGTGCCGCTCGAGCACCGGCTTGATCTTCGCCTCGTCTTCGGTGACGCGTCTGTAGACCCAACGATAGTAGGGCCTGGCGCACACCACCCTCGTCGCTCGGTCTCGGCCCAGCAACTGCGCGAGCGCGTCGAACTCGAGCGTGCAGATGATCAGGTGGAGGTAGCTGCTCCGCTCGTTCGTCGCGCCCTCGGTTCCGCCGACAGGCACCTCCGGGTAGATTCTCCGGAACTCTGCTATCGCCTGCTCGGCGAACTCGCGTCGGGACGATTCGAACCAGTGGAACTGCTCGTGCAAGAAGGTCCCGAGGAGACCGTCGTCATCGTCGAGCTGTCGCGTGTTCAGGGTGAGTACCGGATGGCTGTGGGGTACGACGAACGAACGGATGATGACCTCGCGAGTGTAGATCCATCGGTCCAGGTCGTACCTCTCGAGCAGTCGCTCCAACTGCTCGCGGCCCCTGCGCTCGAGATCGGTATCGGCGTCACAGGTTATCGAGAGGATCGGGACTTCCTTTCACCTATCCCGAGCCGGGCTGCGGCCAACCGGGCGACCGCCAGGTCGAGTGTCGGTTCGTCTCCGCCGTCGAGGATCCAGGCTGCGGAGAGGCATGCGAACGCGACCGTCCACTCGAGGAACCTCGCCTGGTCGAGGTTAGCGGCATGGCAGATGAGCTCGGATTGACGATCGAACCGGCCTGGCTCCAACGCAACCTCGGCGTCAGGGTTGCGGAGCAGGTTGACGAAATCGAAGGTGCGCTCACCGAAGAGGCCTTTCGGGTCGATCGCCAACCAGCCGCGGTTGCCGAAATCGAGGATGTTGCCATGGTGCAGATCGCCGTGCAGCACCACCTGCTCGCGCTCTTCGGCGATCAGTCGACGCGCCAGATCGGCCGCCACCTCGAAGAGGCCGCCATGCTCATCGGCCACCGGCCACAGCGCTTCGAACCAACGAGACAGAGGCACCAGAGCCGGCAGCGGACGGCCCCTCTCAGCATGGAGCTCCGCCGCTGCCCGGCAGATGATGCGGGTAGCCTCGTCATCCGCCCCCTTCCGAGCCATCTCGCTGAGTGATCTCTCACCCGTCGCCCGCTCCATGAGCACCGCTTCGCCATCGAGCGCGTACACCTCAGCGGCGCCATCACCCTCCCACCACACCATCAGCTTCGCCCCGGCCCGCTCCTCTTCTGCCGTTGCGATCTTGAGCATCGCCGATTCACCATCGAGGCGAACCGGTATCAGTGTGCTGTGCGGCGTCTCGATCGGATCGCCGTCAGGGACGAGGTCCCAGCGCCGAATATAGTCCTGGACGTAAATTATCGGCAGTTACTCCAACCATTTAAGCTCGATCCGCTCGCCTACCGGACTCTCGAATCTGACGATCTGATTCTCTTAGACGTAGACGTGTTTCCGGTCCACGGCTACATCATAAGCATCCCCTGCAGTGCCCTCGAGAGTGGAGCCGGCAAGAACAGGGCAAGCGACAGCTACCGCCGAACGGCCGAACCTGGGCCGTGCAAGAATGCCGCGTGGGCAACCTTTCCGAGCCTCCCCTCGTGGTCGCGGTGGCGGCCGTGCTGTTCAGAGGCGAACGGTTACTGAGCATGCAGCGCAGCAAGACGAAGGACGCGGGACCCGGGCTGTGGGAGACCCTCTCCGGAAGGGTGCGCCCTGGCGAGGATCCTGTCGATGCGATCAAACGCGAAATCGCCGAGGAGTGCGGCCTCGAAGTCGATCTCGATCCTAGACCGGTGACCGCCTATCCGGCCAAGCGGATCAAGGAACCGATGGTAGTCATCGTCTATCGCGGACGAGCGACCGGTGGCGAGGTCGTTCTGAGTCACGAGCACGACGACTACGCCTGGCTCACGCCTGGCGAGCTGGCGCAACGGAGTCCGTTGCAACAGCTTGTCCGCGCTGCCGAAACGGCAGCGGCGCTTCCGTGGTGAGAGTCGCGCGGCTCGGAGCAACTTCGGAAGGAGTCGACCGTTGGATCTCGCCGAAGTCATCGCCATAGTCGAATCACTCGGACTCCCGGAGGGCGACTATGCTCTCCACGGCAGCGCTCCGCTGCTGGCGCACGGACTCGTCGATGAGATAAGCGATCTCGACATCGTTTCGCGAGGTGCTGCCTGGGAGTACGCCAAAACGTTGGCGCCGCTCGAACACGGCCAGAAGGACGATGTGGTGCGGCCGTCAGCGGGCGTAGAGATCTTCGACGGCTGGTTGGGGGACGACGCGAACTCGTTGATCGACGAGGCCGCGAGGATCGAAGGGATCCCGTTCGTGAGCCTCGAAGCGGTCCTGCGCTTCAAGAGGCGCCTCGGCCGGCCGAAGGACGAGATCCACATCCGGCTGATCGAGGAGTTCCTGGCGCGACGGGCGCGTTGACACCCCGCTGGGCCCCTGCTACGATTCTCGGCGATGACGTTGCAGCGCCCGAGAGCCTTCATCGACGGTTCGGACAATTCCGATGCGAGGAACCTCGGGACCTAGACGTCGCGATCG
Encoded proteins:
- a CDS encoding aminoglycoside phosphotransferase family protein, translated to MPIIYVQDYIRRWDLVPDGDPIETPHSTLIPVRLDGESAMLKIATAEEERAGAKLMVWWEGDGAAEVYALDGEAVLMERATGERSLSEMARKGADDEATRIICRAAAELHAERGRPLPALVPLSRWFEALWPVADEHGGLFEVAADLARRLIAEEREQVVLHGDLHHGNILDFGNRGWLAIDPKGLFGERTFDFVNLLRNPDAEVALEPGRFDRQSELICHAANLDQARFLEWTVAFACLSAAWILDGGDEPTLDLAVARLAAARLGIGERKSRSSR
- a CDS encoding sulfurtransferase, giving the protein MEYARPDVLVSTDWVEQHLHDPNVRIAEVDEDISLYKQGHIPGAVILNWHTELQRGDIRDFIDAQAFAKLMEDKGISNDTTVVLYGDKSNWWAAYAFWFFKYNGHEDVRLMNGARQKWADEGRELVTETPDHAPGKYAVPYRDESIRAYVADVLQHLLQVRDGKGALVDVRSPAEFSGEKVAMPEYPQEGALRGGHIPGAKNIPWSQAANPDGTFRSKEELEKLYAPQGVTAEKEVVTYCRIAERSSHSWFVLKYLLGYPNVRNYDGSWTEWGNMVGVPIEQGTVS
- a CDS encoding thiamine diphosphokinase, translating into MLAAGVWAARVWAGGLSAAGELAAGVSAAGPGARVKAVVLAGGDVVVTPYLLELLEGSRLVIAADSGLRHAEPLGLAPALVVGDFDSVTKEVLASFPDLPRHQHPVDKDRLDLELAIDMALERGAEELLVLGAFGSRFDQSLAALLICARLSRAGVRISLHDGARDGYVVPGGSALSLELPDATVFSLLALEESRCSVDGAEYRLDDVRLPFGVGLGVANRARGGPRLEVRTGLVALLVERSLE
- a CDS encoding class I SAM-dependent methyltransferase, coding for MSRDFDHVGWYDRVAERFGGYTQTWSSVVEGRSGEDAFVELLHSRLEPHMHVLDAGCGSGEFTLEVSRHSARVTGFDFAAKMIAAADENAARSGTNKVRFEHADTRDLPFGAESFDLIYSRRGPTSILLHPELLRPGGWMIGVHSERRDVVEERLASSGLLEARVDEFEAREVFDSAFDFAAFWSRMPGHPDYLAPEHRPALASLMEKYADGDRLCVQHYRFVWQGRRG
- a CDS encoding NUDIX domain-containing protein gives rise to the protein MGNLSEPPLVVAVAAVLFRGERLLSMQRSKTKDAGPGLWETLSGRVRPGEDPVDAIKREIAEECGLEVDLDPRPVTAYPAKRIKEPMVVIVYRGRATGGEVVLSHEHDDYAWLTPGELAQRSPLQQLVRAAETAAALPW